In Planococcus sp. MB-3u-03, the DNA window ATGGATAAAGCTATTGTTGCCGACATAGATACCGACGTGGGAAATTCCTGGACGGTATGTATTTTTGAAGAACACCAGGTCTCCAGGTTGCGGGGAACTTACCGTAAATGAACTTGCGTAATAGCCGATTGTGTTCGTGCGTGGGATTGTGATGCCTGCGCGGTTATAGACATAGTATAAATAGCCGCTGCAGTCGAAGCCGCTTGAAGTCGTGCCGCCCCATGCATAAGGTACTCCGAGTTGTGTGCGTGCGATGGAAAGAACTTGCCCGGCTTTCGAAGAAGCAGCCGGTTTAGAAACTTGGACAGGTGAAGGGGCAGGAGCTGTGCCGCCCTGAATTTTCAATACTTGGCCGACACGGATATTGCTCGTGCTTAAATTGTTCCAGCTCATCAACTGGGTAACGGAAACTTTATAGCTTCTGGAAATCTTGCTGAGCGTGTCGCCTGAGACGACGCGGTATGTAGTCGTATTGGCTTGTGCTGGCGGTGCGGCCGGAGCAGGTGAAGGTGATGCGACGACAGCTGATGCCGTGCCGCTGACTTTCAGTTTCTGGCCGACGTGGATAGTGGAGTTGCTCAAATTGTTCAATTGCTGGATTTTTGCGACAGATGTGGCGTGTGCCTTGGCAACTTTATAAAGAGTATCACCGGCTTTGACAGTATAAGTGCTAGTCTTTGCGGCAGCTGGTGCGGCCGGGGCGGATGGCGCCGGAGTGCTCGCTGCAGCTGGTGAGGTCAAGCGCAGCACTTGGTTTGGATAGATGGCATCCGTGCTCAGGCGATTCCATGTTTTCAAGTTGGCAACAGATACATCGTTGCTTGAAGCCACTTTCCATAATGTGTCGCCTGGTTTGATTTTATACGAACTTGCTTCTGTATCCGCAGCCCCTAGTGCCAAAGATAGGACTCCTGCCGTGATTGCCATGCCGATCAGCTTCTTCATGCTCATTCCCCTTTGGTTTCCGCAACTTAACTTGCGTATGCAATTTTCTTTAAGTGTATTCAGTTTCACGAATATAGGCAATAAGTTTTATGTTACATTTGTGTTACAAAAATCTAAAGGCTTAATTTACAGTTTTATTTTGCCTATAAAAATAATAATGGTAAAAATTTCTTCTAGTCTATTAGATGTGGGTCATAACAAGCTATTCCTAAAACAATTGTTGAAATATTTATTCTAATCTGACATTATGGAAGTAGTTTGTTGGTGAATCACCATTCAGTAGAGGGAGGAAAAAATAATGTATGCGACACTCGGAAGTATATTTGACCATACGGTTTCCCTGCACCCGGAACGTGAAGCGTTTGTCGATTTAAGAAGAAATAAGCGCTGGACGTATGCGCAGTGGCGGGATGACGTGCACCGCTTGGCGAATGCGCTGACGGCAGCTGGCGTCGCTAAAGGGGATCGCGTTTCTACGTATCTTTTCAATAATCAAGAGCTGGCGACTGCATTATTTGCCTGCGCCAAAATCGGCGCTATCTTCAACCCGATCAACTTCCGCCTGAAAGCGGAAGAACTGGCATTCATCTTAGAAGATGCCAAGCCTGAAGTGGTGCTGTTCGAAGAAGTGCTAGAAGGCGTCGTGCAGACCATTGCGGCGCAGTTCCCGGCGATCCAGTTCTGGACGATCGATGACAAGACGCCATCGTTTGCAAAGAACTATCATGAACAGGTCGCCACAGCATCGACAGACGATCCAGGGGTAGAAATAGAGGAATCGGATACGTACGCCATCATGTATACGAGCGGAACGACAGGGCGGCCAAAAGGCGTCATCCACCGGCACCGGAGCATGGCTGAACAGAGCATGATGTGCATTGCGATGCTCAAGACGACAAAAAATGATGTCGGCTTGGTCGCTGCGCCGATGTTTCATTGCGCGGAACTGCACTGCAATATCATTCCGCGTGTCCAGGCGGGGGCGTCGAGCATCATCATGCATCAATTCGATCCGTTTTTAGCGCTGGATACCATCGAAAAAGAAAAAGTGACGGTGATGTTTGCTGTGCCGACCATGTGGAGCATGATTGCCGAAATCGATGGCGCGCAGCAAAAAGTGAAGAGCTTGACGCGCGGCTTATACGGCGCCGCGCCGATGGCACCTGTGCTCGTAAAACGCGTCAAAGAGGTGCTCGGCATCGATCTGATCCAGGCGTATGGGCAGACGGAAATGGGCCCGGCCATTACCTTTTTGTCGGAAGCAGATCAATTAACGAAAGCCGGATCGGCGGGACAGCCTGCCTATAATCATGAAATCCGTGTCGTTCGGCCGAATGAAGACGGGCCGTCTGAACCGGAAGATGTGCTTGCGCCGTTTGAAGTCGGGGAAATCATCGTGCGCGGTCCGAGCATGATGGCAGGGTATTTCCAACGCGAAGACGCGACGAAAAAAGCGCTTTACAAAGGCTGGTATCATTCAAGTGACCTCGGTTACCTGGATGAACAGGGATATTTGTATGTCGCCGATCGCGTCGATGATATGATCATCAGCGGTGGAGAGAACATCTATCCGCGTGAAGTGGAAGATGCGCTTCATGGCCATGACAAAGTGCAGGACGTGGCGGTGCTCGGGGTACCGGATGAAAAATGGGGCGAATCGGTGCTGGCTTTTGTCGTTTCAAAAGATCCATCGCTGACTGAACAGGATTTGGAAGAATACTGCGTCAATCACGAAAACCTCGCGCGCTACAAAAGGCCGCGTTCGTATCGTTTCGTCGATGAGCTGCCGCGCAATGCAAGCGGCAAGATCCAGAAGTTCCTGCTGCGGGAACAATACAAAGAATTATCGTCTTGAAAAGGCGGGAAAAGAGGGTTAAGAATGGTGAAAATGAAGCCAGTGGAAGAAACGATCATGGGAGTGCTGGGCATTGAACTGACCGAGCAGTCCGGAGAACGTATTGTCGCGACGATGCCTGTGCATGCAGCGACGCATCAGCCATTTGGCTTGTTGCACGGAGGGGCATCGGTCGTGCTCGCGGAGACGGTGGCAAGTTTCGGGACCTGGCATGCAATTGACCAGCAAAAAGAAATTGCGGTCGGGCTGGAAATCAACGCCAACCATATCCGCGGGAAAAAAGACGGCGTCGTGACAGCCATCGGCACGCCGCTTCATAAAGGGCGTACGACGATGATTTGGGATATCAAAATCATGGATGAAGAAGAGCGGCTCATTTGCGTCTCGCGCTGCACGGTGGCGATTGTCCAAAAACCAATTGAATGACGCCGAAAGGCCGGACCTCGCGCTGAGGATCCGGCCTTTTTGTCCACTCCAAAAACCGGTTTAACGAAGAGGCCATGTTATAATGGAGGAACCAGGAATCCGGGGACCGGAAAGGCAGTGACAGGTTTTGAAAAGGGAAATTATGCAACAGAGCATTGCGCTGTTTGTCGACAAAGGCTATAGCGCAACGTCGATCCAGGATATTGTAGATGCGCTCGGCGTGACAAAAGGCTCTTTCTACTATCATTACAAAAGCAAAGAAGCACTGCTGATGGACATCCACCAGCAATACATCGACGAATTGCTCACCAGGCAGCAATCGATTCTGCAGGACGCAGCGCCGGCAAAAGACAAGCTCGCAGAGATTATCCGTTTATTGATCGGCGACATGGAAAAGCAAGGGCCGATCGCAAATGTCTATTTCCGTGAACTGCGTCATTTAAAAGAAGAAAACGCTCAGACAATCCGTGCAAAACGGGCGGAATTCCGCGAACAGATCGAATCGGTCCTGCTGGCAGGCATCGAAAGCGGCGAGTTCCGCAAAGAGTTGAATCCGAAGATGATCGCTTTCGCCGTGCTCGGCGTGACCAATTGGAGCTATCAATGGTTTCAGCCAGGCGGTGAGCTGACCACTGGCGAGCTGGCAGAACTTTATACCGATTTTATTCTTTATGGCATTATGCCAGCGCAATATTAAAAGCCGTGATCCGTTTATCCGGATCGCGGCTTTTGAACGCTTAATCTTTTTCTGTCTCCAGCAAATGGTGTTTCAGTTCCATGCCGCCTCGGAAGCCCGTTACATCGCCGCTTTTCCGGATCACGCGGTGGCACGGGATAAAAAGGAGCAAAGGGTTTGCGCCCACTGCAGAACCGGCTGCACGGACAGTTTGCGGCTTGCCGATGCGTTCAGCCAATTCAGAATAAGAAATGGTTTGACCGTAGGGAATTTCCTGTAAGGCTTGCCAGATGGAATGTTGAAATTCAGTGCCTCCCACATCAAGGGGCAGCGAAGATGTTTCGCGGGAACCTCCGAGCCAAGCTTCGATTGCATATTGATATTCCCTTAATGCTTGTTGGTCTTGGACGAAATCGGCGTTTGGAAATCGTTTTGCGCAATGCTGCTGCATTTCAACAAGGCCTTCGCCCGGCGAACCCACATAACAAAGGCCCTTGCTGCTTTTGGCGAGAAGCAGCCGGAATCCGTGGTGCTCGGCGTAAGCCCAGTGGATGGTCTGTGCCATAGCCATCATCCTCCCATAGTTTAGTTTCAGTATACGCTCCGCGAGGACATTTTTCAGCAAGCAGATTTCCTGTTTGAGCTTATGGAGAACGGGAATACGAGGGATAAGACATAAGGAGGGATCTACATGGCAAGAGACAAAAACAAAGAAAGACTGGAAGAAGAGCGCCGCGAACAAGAGTTGCGTGAAGAACAACAGGCTTTTAAGGATAGTGCCAGAAACCTCGACGAACAGAACCGGATGAACGATACACAGAACCAGCAAAAATAAGCCGTATGCCAAAAACAGCCCGTGCACCGGAAAATCCGGTGGGCGGGCTGTTTTCACTAGGCGTGCAAGCGTGGTAGTATTGTACATAATACTTTTTTAGGAAAGAGTGGTTTTCATGTTTGACACCCTTGAACAATTGGTGGAAGAAAAAGGAATAAACAGCAAGCGTTCGGTCGCATGGAAGAAAATCAGCGAAGAAGAACGGTTATCGGAAAAATTTCTCACTGATAATGCGCGCAATATCCATTGGCAGCTGGTCTCCAAGCATCAACCACTGTCTGAAGGATTTATCCGCCAATACAGCGGCTTTCTTTATTGGGATGAAATCCTCCGCCACCAGCAAGTATCGGAGCGCTTTCTAGAGGAGTTTTCAGTCCCTGAAAAATGGCAGCCCGAAGAAGGCCAGCTATCTCCAAAGCAGTTGAAAGCCTTGGAAGCGCATGGCCAGCCTTTCGATGAACGGGAATACTGGAAGCTCGTATCCGCCAAACGCTTATCGCCGATGTTCATCGAGAAACATCATGATCAAGTCGATTGGCAGACACTTAGCGACCAGCAGGAATTGCCGATGACATTGATCGGCCGCCATGCAGATAAAGTCGACTGGCTCGCTGTGACGCGCGGGCAAAAATTGACGGAGCGGTTTATCGAAAAACACAAAGGCCAAGTGGAATGGGAAACACTAACGTTTCATCAGGCATTGTCGGAGCGGTTCATCAATCGCCATAGCGATAAGATGGCGGCGATCTCTGCGGAACAGCCGCGCTCAGAAGCCTTTCTCTACATGCATCTGGAAAAGATGGACCCAGAGACGATTCTGGCATGCCAGCAGATTGGCCAGGCAGTGGAATACGAAAGCTTCAAAGTCTATAGCATTTCCCGCAATAGCCGAAAAAAATACATTGTGGAGTTCTATCATTACGATGAACCGGATTCCCCGCGTTTTCTGAAACTGGATGATGAAGGCTTTTATGATTTGCTGGAAGAGTACGAGTTGCAGGATCATATTGAAGCGGATTTCCCGGAACTTTTGTTTATCGAAGAAATGCGCTTCTGATCAAACGCACCCAAATGAGGGTGCGTTTTTTTATATGGCTGAAGATTTTTCGGGATGCTGGCAGGCTTGTGTTTTCCGGCATCCCGTTTATAATGGGAAGAAAAATTGAAAGTTGGGACTATGCATGGCGATGACCGATTTGACGATTGCAAAAGAGGCGGCTATCCGGCCGATCCAGGAAATTGCACAGCAAGCTGGGATTGCGGAAGACGCTTTGGAACTATACGGGAAATACAAAGCGAAAATCGATGTGAATAAATTGCCGAAAACCACGAAGGACGGAAAAGTCGTACTTGTGACGGCAATCAGCCCGACACCCGCAGGTGAAGGGAAATCGACGGTGACAGTGGGACTTGCAGATGCATTAAAACAAAGCGGCGAGTCGGTCATGGTGGCGCTTCGCGAGCCTTCTCTCGGACCGGTCATGGGCGTCAAAGGCGGCGCGACAGGCGGCGGTTTTGCGCAAGTATTGCCGATGGAAGACATCAATCTTCATTTCACGGGCGATATTCACGCCATCACGTCGGCGAATAATGCGCTCGCTGCCTTGATCGACAACCATTTGCACCAGGGGAATGCGCTTCGCATCGACCCGCGGCGCATCACATGGAAGCGCGCACTGGACATGAACGACCGGGCGCTGCGCCACGTGACGATTGGTCTCGGCGGCCCTGCGCAAGGCGTGCCGCGCGAAGATGGCTTCGATATCACGGTCGCATCGGAAATCATGGCGGTGCTGTGCCTCGCCACTTCACGCGAAGACTTAAAAGAACGTTTGGCCCGCATGGTCATCGGCTATACGTATGACCGCGAGCCCATCACGGTCAGGGACTTGGAAGCGCAAGGCGCGCTCGCGTTACTCTTGAAAGAAGCATTCAAACCGAATTTGGTGCAGACGATCGAAGGGACGCCGGCGATCATTCACGGCGGCCCGTTTGCGAACATCGCCCATGGCTGCAATTCCTTGATGGCGACGAATACAGCAAGAAGCCTGGCAGATGTCGTCGTCACAGAAGCCGGCTTCGGTGCGGATCTTGGTGCTGAGAAATTCATGCACATCAAATCACGCAAAGGCGGCTTCCATCCGGATGCAGTCGTCATCGTTGCGACAGTGCGCGCGCTGAAAATGCACGGCGGTGTCGATAAAAAAGAACTTGGTGCTGAAGATGCGGATGCCGTGCGCCGCGGCATCGTCAATTTGGCGAAGCATGTGGAAACAATACGCCAATTCGGCGTCGAGCCGGTCGTAGCACTCAATCGCTTCACCGGAGATAGCGATGCGGAGCTCGCGCAAGTGATGGACTGGGCGAAAGCGGAAGAAGTCGCGATTGCCCTGACGGAAGTATGGGGCAAAGGTGGGGCTGGCGGGCTCGAACTCGCGGAACTCGTCAAACGTCAACTCGACAACGGCGCTGATTTCACCTATCTGTACGCAGAAGAAGATGCCGTCGAAGAAAAGCTGCGGACAATCGTGCAAAAAGTATACGGCGGTGCGGATGTCCAGTTGACGGATAAAGCGCAGAAGCAATTGGCCGAACTGAAGAAATACGGCTGGGACGCCTTGCCGATCTGCATGGCAAAGACTCAGTATTCATTATCCGACCAGCCGAAACTGCTCGGGCGCCCGGAAGGCTTCACGGTGACGATCCGCGAATTGATCCCGAAACTCGGCGCAGGCTTCATCGTCTGCCTGACAGGAGATATCATGACCATGCCTGGCCTTCCGAAATCACCTGCTGCACTCAATATGGATGTGGCGGAAGACGGGCAAGCGCTCGGATTGTTCTGATGAAAGCCAGCGTGCAAATTGTAGATTATGTCGAACAAGGCCAATCGCTCTATATTCAATTGAAAGTGATTGATGCGGAAGCTGGAACGACAGTTGAAGGCGAGGTCCGTTTTCTTGGGGAGTTGCTATACGGGGAATTGATCCACGAAAAGAAGTCGCCGCTGACGGATCAGGCGCGCATTGAAACGATCGCTTATTTGAAAACCCACTTCGGAAGATGTGAACTGAGCCCCATTTAGTGGACGATTTAATAAAAGCACCCGGCAGCTAGGCTATGACTTCGGTATTGTGCCGGAGTCATCTTTTTTAGGTTCCATTGTTTGCGCGTTCCGTTGTAATACTCCATGTATTCATCCACCAGCCCCTTTAATTCGGCTAGGCTGGTCGCTTGTTTAAACTCGACTTCATCTTTAAAGTGACCAAAAAACGATTCGATGGGGGCGTTGTCGAGACAGTTGCCCCTGCGGGACATCGATTGGGTCAATTTCATTTTCTTCACGCGTCGTTGGTATTCGGGGTGGGTGTAGTGGAAGCCTTGATCGGAATGGATCATCGCTTCCGGGTGAACATTGTCATCCAATGCTTCCTTCAGTTTTTGTAACGTGCGGTACACAATTTCCATCGTAAGCGTCGTCGTCACTTCGTAGGCGACGATTTCGCGGGTGGCGATATCTTTTACAGCGGACAGATACGCCATTTGTCCCGACCGGTTCGGTAGATACGTGATATCCGTGACGAAGACCTTGCCGGGTTCGTCTAGTTTAAACTTACGGTCTAACAGGTTTGGACAGACGGCGTGTTCCTGTGTGGCTTTGGCGATTTGCTTATAAGGATTCGCTCGCCGGATTTTGGCAAAGAGATTGAATTTGCGCATAAGGCGCAGAATCTTCTTGTGATTCATCGGGGTTTCCAGCAGTTCCGTAAGGATCATGTAAAAGGTGCGATACCCGACTTTCCCACGATGCGCATCGTAGATGCTTTTCAGCAACAGGTAATCTTCATAGTCCTGTTCTTCGCGAATGGCGTGCTGTTCCACTTTCTTCAGCCAAGCATAGTAGCCACTTCGACTGACTTCCGCTGTCTGGCAGAGGGCATCCACCATATTCTTCAGTTGGAATTTCCGGACCACCACATTGATCGCTTCGAATTTTTCCGCTGGGGTCAGCTGCGTTTCTTCGCCTGCCTCTCGAGTTCCTCGAGCTTTTTTAGCAACTCATTTTCGGCTTCCAGGTATTTTATGCGCGCTTCCGCCTTTTCCAACTTTTTCTCGGCAGAGAGCTTTTGGGTAGACGGCCGGCCGGTACTGCCTTTTCCACGGCGCTCTTCCCAAAACCCTTCTTCGCCGTAAAGTCGGAACGTTTTCCGCCAACGTTTTAATGTCTCTTTCGGTTTGTCCGATCCAATTACCGTCAGGTCAAATCCATTTTCGGCAAAAATTTGCGCCGGACCTTTGCCCTGCAAGTTTTCATTGAC includes these proteins:
- a CDS encoding formate--tetrahydrofolate ligase translates to MAMTDLTIAKEAAIRPIQEIAQQAGIAEDALELYGKYKAKIDVNKLPKTTKDGKVVLVTAISPTPAGEGKSTVTVGLADALKQSGESVMVALREPSLGPVMGVKGGATGGGFAQVLPMEDINLHFTGDIHAITSANNALAALIDNHLHQGNALRIDPRRITWKRALDMNDRALRHVTIGLGGPAQGVPREDGFDITVASEIMAVLCLATSREDLKERLARMVIGYTYDREPITVRDLEAQGALALLLKEAFKPNLVQTIEGTPAIIHGGPFANIAHGCNSLMATNTARSLADVVVTEAGFGADLGAEKFMHIKSRKGGFHPDAVVIVATVRALKMHGGVDKKELGAEDADAVRRGIVNLAKHVETIRQFGVEPVVALNRFTGDSDAELAQVMDWAKAEEVAIALTEVWGKGGAGGLELAELVKRQLDNGADFTYLYAEEDAVEEKLRTIVQKVYGGADVQLTDKAQKQLAELKKYGWDALPICMAKTQYSLSDQPKLLGRPEGFTVTIRELIPKLGAGFIVCLTGDIMTMPGLPKSPAALNMDVAEDGQALGLF
- a CDS encoding fatty acid--CoA ligase, whose product is MYATLGSIFDHTVSLHPEREAFVDLRRNKRWTYAQWRDDVHRLANALTAAGVAKGDRVSTYLFNNQELATALFACAKIGAIFNPINFRLKAEELAFILEDAKPEVVLFEEVLEGVVQTIAAQFPAIQFWTIDDKTPSFAKNYHEQVATASTDDPGVEIEESDTYAIMYTSGTTGRPKGVIHRHRSMAEQSMMCIAMLKTTKNDVGLVAAPMFHCAELHCNIIPRVQAGASSIIMHQFDPFLALDTIEKEKVTVMFAVPTMWSMIAEIDGAQQKVKSLTRGLYGAAPMAPVLVKRVKEVLGIDLIQAYGQTEMGPAITFLSEADQLTKAGSAGQPAYNHEIRVVRPNEDGPSEPEDVLAPFEVGEIIVRGPSMMAGYFQREDATKKALYKGWYHSSDLGYLDEQGYLYVADRVDDMIISGGENIYPREVEDALHGHDKVQDVAVLGVPDEKWGESVLAFVVSKDPSLTEQDLEEYCVNHENLARYKRPRSYRFVDELPRNASGKIQKFLLREQYKELSS
- a CDS encoding C40 family peptidase; protein product: MKKLIGMAITAGVLSLALGAADTEASSYKIKPGDTLWKVASSNDVSVANLKTWNRLSTDAIYPNQVLRLTSPAAASTPAPSAPAAPAAAKTSTYTVKAGDTLYKVAKAHATSVAKIQQLNNLSNSTIHVGQKLKVSGTASAVVASPSPAPAAPPAQANTTTYRVVSGDTLSKISRSYKVSVTQLMSWNNLSTSNIRVGQVLKIQGGTAPAPSPVQVSKPAASSKAGQVLSIARTQLGVPYAWGGTTSSGFDCSGYLYYVYNRAGITIPRTNTIGYYASSFTVSSPQPGDLVFFKNTYRPGISHVGIYVGNNSFIHAGGDRVQITSLNDSYWGKHFDSYKRLNAMR
- a CDS encoding IS3 family transposase (programmed frameshift), with the translated sequence MSKIIFNEHQRRTLEANPNVKTVSDRTIQYTPEFKVKAVNENLQGKGPAQIFAENGFDLTVIGSDKPKETLKRWRKTFRLYGEEGFWEERRGKGSTGRPSTQKLSAEKKLEKAEARIKYLEAENELPKKARGTREAGEETQLTPAEKFEAINVVVRKFQLKNMVDALCQTAEVSRSGYYAWLKKVEQHAIREEQDYEDYLLLKSIYDAHRGKVGYRTFYMILTELLETPMNHKKILRLMRKFNLFAKIRRANPYKQIAKATQEHAVCPNLLDRKFKLDEPGKVFVTDITYLPNRSGQMAYLSAVKDIATREIVAYEVTTTLTMEIVYRTLQKLKEALDDNVHPEAMIHSDQGFHYTHPEYQRRVKKMKLTQSMSRRGNCLDNAPIESFFGHFKDEVEFKQATSLAELKGLVDEYMEYYNGTRKQWNLKKMTPAQYRSHSLAAGCFY
- a CDS encoding methylated-DNA--[protein]-cysteine S-methyltransferase encodes the protein MAQTIHWAYAEHHGFRLLLAKSSKGLCYVGSPGEGLVEMQQHCAKRFPNADFVQDQQALREYQYAIEAWLGGSRETSSLPLDVGGTEFQHSIWQALQEIPYGQTISYSELAERIGKPQTVRAAGSAVGANPLLLFIPCHRVIRKSGDVTGFRGGMELKHHLLETEKD
- a CDS encoding hotdog fold thioesterase, whose product is MVKMKPVEETIMGVLGIELTEQSGERIVATMPVHAATHQPFGLLHGGASVVLAETVASFGTWHAIDQQKEIAVGLEINANHIRGKKDGVVTAIGTPLHKGRTTMIWDIKIMDEEERLICVSRCTVAIVQKPIE
- a CDS encoding TetR/AcrR family transcriptional regulator; protein product: MQQSIALFVDKGYSATSIQDIVDALGVTKGSFYYHYKSKEALLMDIHQQYIDELLTRQQSILQDAAPAKDKLAEIIRLLIGDMEKQGPIANVYFRELRHLKEENAQTIRAKRAEFREQIESVLLAGIESGEFRKELNPKMIAFAVLGVTNWSYQWFQPGGELTTGELAELYTDFILYGIMPAQY